Proteins from a single region of Starkeya sp. ORNL1:
- a CDS encoding polysaccharide deacetylase yields the protein MIRNPIPWPNGARCACAITFDMDADSLIHVARPKDSFDRLYPITMGRYGPTVGVPRILDTYRRLGLKQSFFIPAWTMERYPEAVEAILEGGHEIGHHGYIHEDPTEISQSEQRAWFERALDVHRAMTGRKPRGYRAPVYNATQGTIDLLVEHGFAYDSSLMADDIPYLMRSNGATLYEMPPHWGSDDWPPFAHYAEIGYMMPVKSPTEGLAASFEEFEAQYEAGGFWMGIWHPFLTGRLARWRVVERWLEEVLATKSVWFAPLEDIVAHVDRLVQDGQYQIRTEEMPYFTRPVML from the coding sequence ATGATCCGCAATCCCATTCCCTGGCCCAATGGCGCCCGCTGTGCCTGCGCCATCACCTTCGACATGGATGCGGACAGCCTCATCCATGTGGCACGCCCCAAGGACAGCTTCGACCGGCTCTATCCGATCACCATGGGGCGCTACGGCCCGACCGTCGGCGTGCCGCGCATCCTCGACACCTATCGCCGGCTGGGGTTGAAGCAGTCCTTCTTCATCCCGGCCTGGACGATGGAGCGCTATCCCGAGGCGGTGGAGGCGATCCTGGAGGGCGGCCACGAGATCGGCCATCACGGCTACATCCATGAAGACCCGACCGAGATCTCGCAAAGCGAGCAGCGCGCATGGTTCGAACGCGCCCTCGACGTCCATCGCGCCATGACGGGACGCAAGCCGCGCGGCTATCGCGCCCCGGTCTACAATGCCACGCAGGGCACCATCGACCTCCTGGTCGAGCACGGCTTCGCCTATGATTCCTCGCTGATGGCCGACGACATCCCCTATCTGATGCGCTCGAACGGCGCGACGCTCTACGAGATGCCGCCGCATTGGGGATCCGACGACTGGCCGCCTTTCGCGCATTATGCGGAGATCGGCTACATGATGCCGGTCAAATCGCCCACCGAGGGCCTTGCCGCATCCTTCGAGGAGTTCGAGGCGCAGTACGAGGCTGGTGGCTTCTGGATGGGCATCTGGCATCCGTTCCTCACCGGACGCCTGGCGCGCTGGCGTGTGGTGGAACGGTGGCTGGAAGAGGTGCTGGCAACCAAGAGCGTGTGGTTCGCACCGCTCGAGGACATCGTCGCCCATGTCGACCGGCTCGTGCAGGACGGGCAGTACCAGATCCGGACCGAGGAAATGCCCTATTTCACGCGGCCCGTGATGCTGTGA